The stretch of DNA gctgggagttgtagtgtcgcaacagctggagagctacatgaTGGAGAGCACTGCTTTTgaagatggggggaaaaaaacgagTCTCAAGatgttgtggaactacaactcccagcaagaagcCAATAGTCTGGCAAACCGATGCAGAGCCACCAGCTGGAGACCACAATGATCTCTCCAGGTAGACATCACCCAATCCcacagggcagtgtttcccaaccagggtgcctccagctgttgcgaaactacaactcccggcatgctgggagttgtagttttgcaacagctggaggtaccctggtttggaaacactgccccagGGAGATGTCATAACACAAACCactgctggtagtagtagttccaCAACGATAGGAATAGTTCAAAGTATGGACcactgctgggggttgtagttccacAACCATAGCAATAGTTCATAGCAGGGaccactgctgggagttgtagttccacaaccATAGCAATAGTTCATAGCACAGACcactgctgggggttgtagttccacAACCATAGCAATAGTTAATAGCACGGaccactgctgggagttgtagttccacaaccATAGCAATAGTTCATAGCACAGACcactgctgggggttgtagttccacAACCATAGCAATAGTTCATAGCACGGACcactgctgggggttgtagttccacAACCATAGCAATAGTTCATAGCACGGaccactgctgggagttgtagttccacaaccATAGGAATAGTTCATAGCAGGGaccactgctgggagttgtagttccacaaccATAGCAATAGTTCATAGCACGGaccactgctgggagttgtagttccacaaccATAGCAATAGTTCATAGCACGGaccactgctgggagttgtagttccacaaccATAGGAATAGTTCATAGCAGGGaccactgctgggagttgtagttccacaaccATAGCAATAGTTCATAGCACGGACcactgctgggggttgtagttccacAACCATAGCAATAGTTCATAGCACGGACCACCGCTGGGGGTTGTgccataacagctggagagccacaggttggtgaTCAATTCTTTTAGAGATTGACAACCCCATGTAGGCTCAGCTGTTGtggaactacagttcccagcattccACTATTAGTgtaacagctgcagagccaccaGCTGGAGACCACGGTGACAGCTCCATGTAGACATcacctaggtcagtgtttcccaaccaaggtgcctccagctgtggacaaactacaactcccagcatgcccggacagcctttggctgtccgggcatgctgggagttgtagtttggccacagctggaggcaccccggttgtgaaacactgacctagggaACAGACATAGcactgctgggagtagtagctccACAACCATAAGAATAGTTCATTGCACTGgtcattgctgggagttgtagtcccacaaTCACTGAACAGTTCATAGCACTTACCGAGAACACAGCATTCTGGAGGCCGAAGGGGATGGGGGTGAGCCGGGCCAGGGCTACCACCTTGAGCCCGCTGCCCCCCTCCACCACCCGGATGACAGCTCCCAGTCTCTGGCTGCTCTCGATCTTCGCCAGCACCCAGTGGGTGAGCAGTTTCTTGCAGAGCAGGTGGGCGATGAAGGTCCCGATGAGCACCCCGACTATGACCAGCCCGATCCCCAGCACCAGGCCGTACAGGTACCCGGCCGCCACGTTCAGGACGATGTACCCCCAGACACAGGGCAGGGACACCAGGATGAAGCCCACGATAAAGAGCAGCACCCCGACCACACTGTCCAGGCTCTCCACCCACACCAGCAGGTCCTTCAGGTAGTGCCGGGCCAGCGCCACCGAGGCGCAACACACCGCGCTCACCGCGCACAGCAGCACCAGGCTCCGGCACCAGCACGCGCCCCCCGGACAGCTCCACGGGTCCACCCCAGAGGCGCCCTCATGCGGCGGGGGAGAGCTGTGCATCAGCGGCCGCTCGTCTTCTCCCAAGTCGGAGCAAGGCAGCAGCGAGTCCTCCCGGCCGTGCATCCAGCGGCCCAGGGTCTGGCGCCCATGAGAGGCGAGGAACTGCAGAGCCGAGCCCGACATCCTGCCGCTCAGTGCCGCCCGGGGGTGACCATCGGCTGAGCCCGGCTCCCCGGTGCCCGGCTCCGGTACATAGCGCCGCGCACACACTGACAACAACACAGATGTCGCGGCTTCCACTGCTCTGCGACTGTGGCGACGTCACGACAAGCCCCGCCCACCGCCTCTCCTGATTGGCTGGTGGGCGGTGCAAGAAGGATAAATCTGTGTCTCAGCGCTGTGAGTAAACCAGAGATTTTGAAAGGCGGAGTCAGTGGCCACGCCCATTCGTATGCCCCGCCCATCATGTAGATACAGATGTGCACAGGCAAAGAGATGTGTTATAGTgatggacgtgacgtcacggcataGACATGAGCGCAGCTTGCTCGGCGCATGCGTACAAACATTCCTGTTCTTTAAAAGTTAGCTGTTCTCTACGTCAGTGTTTTCctcacagtgtgtctccagctgttgcaaaaactacaactcccagcatgcccggacagccgttggctgtccgggcatgctgggagttgtagttttgcaacagccggaggcacactttggAAGACACTGTTCTAGGTGCTTCCAATAACATTCCAAATGTATTGAATAATAGGCAGAACTAGATGGACAGATGTCTTCTCTCAGCCATAAAGGCTATTTATGTCTTATAGTGAGATTCTCtttgttgcccgtagcaaccaatcacaactcagctttcactTCTCATGTTACTtcggtaaaataaaagctgagctgtgattggtcagtatCGGCAATAGGACAAGAGAAGCCTACTATAAGGGCCGGTTCAGACAGGCGGATTTGCTAGCGAACTTGCAACGTGTTTCCCATAGTGAGTCTGAATGGGTGAGGGCTATCCGTGGCAGATTTTCAGCAACGGAATATTTGCTCGAGAAAATACCCCGCAAATCCTGTTGACTTCACTGGGGTCTGTGGTGGATTTTCCGCAAGGGAAGTTACGCTGCTAAAAAGAgagcacaatccccccccccctcaccccattTCAATCTCGAAGCGGGAAACACATTGCAAGTTGGCTAGCAAATCCacccatgtgaacgagccctaagtggGGTTTACACTACGGAAATTCTGCACAGAATTTCCATGAGGAAATTCCAAGTGGATTCCGGCTAAAGCAGCATCCTCCTGAATCGGAACTTAGGCTTTATCCCATTCCCGGGACGGGACTTCTATGGCGGATAACGCCGtaaaagattgaacatgttctgCTATCAAATTCCTCGTCAGAAGGtcaatgactgacaatgggaGGCCGCTGCAAACGGAATCCGTACAGAATTTCCTTGTGGAAATTTGGGGTGAATTTTCTGTAGTGTAAACAGGGCCTAAGACatcttgataaatctctcctatgTATTTCTTAGTGGAAAATAAAGAGATATCTCTGTCTTTTCCACTAATTGTCTGCCAGCATTGTCCGGGCTTGATCTGTGAAGCGGCAACTGGTGGTCAAGGGGTGAGCTGGAAAAAACTTTGAACTGCTCTATGTATTTCTTAGATGAAAAAGATGCCCTTTAGTCGCAAGCACTTACCCTGAAGTGCAGGGAGGGTGTCACACATTGGGGGCACACAGTGGAAGCACCCTATTTACAGTGCCCTACTTATTGCCAGCTATCGCAGACTATAACGTGGAGTGTCCAAGTGCAGTATCCTGGTACAAATCCATTGAAGTATTTAGTCGGATAGTTGAAGTGTCATTGCATTGTGTCATTATTTCAGTTCTGAGAGTTCCATGCATAATGCTATAAAAACCTTACATATGCTTTGCTACTTTGCTgccatttgtggtgtcccagcgcaAAACACATTTACTACCTAAACTCTGTTTGGGTGGTTGTTACTCCCCTAAGGTGCCTGTTACTGATCCTAATGATGAGTTTTTATGTGTTTTAAGGTAAAATATCTTAATTTGTGTTTTCCAGTTTATTGCTACTGCTCTGTAGGAGTTCATTGTTTTTCTCTGTAAGAACTAGTAAGTAGCCACAGCAACAGTCCTCAAAGCCAGCCAGCACTGCCACCACCTAGTCCACTGGGACAGAGAGGGGTCCAGCCTGTCAGTTTAGTCTGTTTTTTGCCAGAGGTGAAGAGAGATCCCTCATACCTCATGGCAGTAGGCCTCAATTGTTTTCCACCTGTTCCAGAGTAGCTGAACTTCTTACACCAAGGTGAAGTCAAGTCATCGTCTAAGGGCTCTTTCGTGACAATAGCATATGTCTGATGGGCCTTATAGCCTATTGGATAAGGGTGTGGGAATCCTCAGGGCCACATCCTTCCCCATGTCCTTCGGACGTGTGTCTGGTGTCCGACTGCCTGATGCTCTTCAGTAAGTGACGTCCAGGCTTACACCTGATAAAACATAAGTGAGGGAGAGAGACCTTTCCAGTTTTAACGGATTGCCACCGTGAAGACCTTGGCGGTATGCATGACAAAAGGAACTCCATCTGTTAAGAATCCAGCATGTGTCAGTCATTTCCTGTCATCTCCTGTCAAGTGTCAGCAGTCAGTGTAAAGTTTTGAGTCAAGTCAACCCAGATTGTCTCCACaaccactacaagtcccatcaattGCACCAGTGTAACCTTGTCTCCATAACCTGAACTATCAACTCTGATCCCGCAATTCATTCAGTAAACTTAAAGTGtactgtcatatcccacaaaaagtacctaatcctgatcatgtacatataattttgatgtgtctagcacctatatttcttctCAAATATCttttatctgttgctcacttgctttgtcatcctgtgctttggagggggcgtgtcctcgcTGTACATGACTCATTTTCCTCCatgagtgctgggtctcttcatccaatcactgcaggctgctctgtaaccccctcctctctgttttcatgctgcaggctAATAGgtcagaagtgagcacagaggagtgctagtcccaccctcacttactggactttgtccctgcctgtgcttaagCCTGGTCAAATATGCTGCTGTAGACAGACAGgactatgttctggatggtatgtggtgttttttttataactcatgatttctattaaaaatcagATATATTTTCGCATGaactatattagaaaggttaaaggaaatctgtcatcagtgtcacgtgcactaacctgtcgttacaggcttgtagtgtgggtgacactgatgatacaaaaaagaaaaattgctagcacaactacctaatacgcaggtgcacgctgctgtggcagatacaaagtatataaaaaagaaggttgcagcagcactcttggtcaaaaaatgccatctagccgtgcacccctccctgtttcacagcAGGTTttctaaattgatagtggatccagcatgtcacccagtcagaggccatatacccagcagaggtgagtggattaagcatgttagggtcccatccaacaagaggccacctccacgtggtggataggggacatgttttgatcaaaaagtgcactaagagcctacaTTTTTTGGCCAAAAGTGCTGctacaaccttcttttttgtatactttgtatttgccacagcagcgtgcacccgtgtattaggtagttgtgctggttatttttcttatttctgtttttgctttgcaagttagggggagtggcaccctctctagccatgctcctctccctgtttcacaggaggtttttaacccgataacgaccatggacgtctatgctcttagcttaaaggggtagtccagtggtgaaaaacttatcccctatcctaaggataggggataagtttgagatcgcggggggtccgaccgctggggccccctgcgatctctctgtacggggccccggctctccgccgagatagcgggtgtcgacccccgcacgaggcggcggccgacacgccccctcaatacatctctacggcagagccggagattgccgaaggcagcgcttcggctctgccatagagttgtattgagggggcgtgtcggccgccgcctcgtgcggaggtcgacacgcccccttcccgcgggctgtcggggctccgtacaggagatcgcagggggccccagcggtcggaccccccgcgatctgcaacttatcccctatccttaggataggggataagttgctcaccactgaatcaccactggactactcctttaatggtatggacctacagaataaagataaagtgtcatttttaccgaaaaatgtacggcgtagaaacgaaagcccccaaaatgtaaaaaattgtgttttttcttcagttttgtcgcacaattacttatttatttccgtttcgccttagatttttcggtaaaatgactgatgtcattacaaagtagaatgggtggtgcaaaaaataagccctcacatggatttttaggtgcaaaattgaaagggttatgatttttaaaaggtaaggaggaaaaaaagtgcaaaaacagaaaaatgcttggtccttaaggggataaattgatagtggatcctgcatgtcacccagtcagaggccatatgcccagcacaggtgagtggattaagcatgttaaggtcccatccgacaagaggccatctccgtgtggtggatggggaaaagttttgatcaaaaattgacactgatgataaccatcGGCGCTTGGATACTGATGACTCCATCaactggagttgtggtaagtgAATTTTGTCTGCAGGACTACTACCACCAACATTACCTCACACACCTGTTTAAACCATATTCCTGTCGTCGCAAACTGAACACCAGCCAGCCGAGAATCCTTAACCCAGTAGTCTGCAAGTACATTATTCCCTGTATACCACACATCTAAAGGTAGAATCTGTTACATgctatttagaaagtccccattgGTTTCAATTACCCTATTTACTGTGATTTTATCTCCAAAACACAAAGGCAACTTGTTACGTCAAATAAGAAAAAGTACTGCGCAGTGCAACGATTATTATACACCaaacaaaaaactaaagtgaacaagaaaatacaagtaaaataaagaaacaacCACAATATCTGCCGTGTCTAGAGCCTTACCAAGGGAGGTGCATGTACCCCAGTGGACATTTTGCTGGTACTTAGCTTCATTTTATATACATTTCCTTTTCGATTAGTGCTGTTGCTGTTTTTTACTGGAAAATAAAAACAGGAGAAGCCCTATTTAAATGTTACTTCCACATTTCTGAATGCAATTTTAACACAATTTGACACAGAGCAAATTtcttactaaatatatatatatatatatatatatatatatatatatatatatataccgtatatatgcggtttttatgtaaaataaaaatatacatatgtaaagtgaaaaaaataattaataaaataatatttgcacgttgaaaaataaaaacaacatacaaactgaaaaaaaataattaaaaaaataaatacaatatatatatatatatatatatatatatatatatatataccggtatatataatttatttttttcactttacatATGTATATTTTCATTTTACATGTTGTGCCCTCCATTAGATAATAGGAGACATTTGGAGGGCATTTTAACATCACTCTATGTTATATatataactattattattattttttttttttttacttcttcccATTTTTACTGgggctaaggctaagtttctacttttttttattgtgtgtgtgtgtttccccccccaaaaaaatgccaaaacgtcTCCCATGGcgtattttttattgaaaaaagctgcggccagttGTTAgttaatcaatgagaaattgcaaaattctttttttcagtttttatccttttggcgttttttcactctttttttggcatttttcagctccttggcagttttgcaaagtcgcagcatgttgagcctatggccttCTTTTCCCTTAAATCatagcgtttttctcccatagaagtctatgggagtaaaaaaaacgccaaggaaaacgacatgtgggttttaactttggcgtttttgcaggcagttttttttcttttttggactttagcgatccaaaaaagtgatggagataccttttttaataacatttcgtagggtaccattaaaaaataaaaaggatacagtagtgatggaaaaaattgtgtctaatgaaatgtatcttttttaataacgacatttttataatttttttaaaacaggaatcaatttatgtgggcaggcagagaACTacaaatttagccgacaataataaaaatgtagtgtgtgtgtgtttttccctttttatttatttttattttttaggtagtactactactcccagcatggaacacactgttccatgatgggagtagtagtacctgtacttctgacacctgttgcgatcctcctgtataaagtatagatgtggccggcaactcttctatggtcccctgcactgccatatatatacacctattcatatttcctgcagagagctgtgattggccagatggttccagccaatcacaactctctgtgggaaatatgaataggtgtatatatacgtcagtgcaggggaccatagaagagtggccggccgcatctacacattatacaggaggatcgcaacgggtgtcaggagtgacatccgctgtgatctgtccttactgcaggtactactgctcctaacatggagcacactctgctccatgctggaagcagtagtacttgcagttaaggacagatcactcctgacacccgctgcgatcgtccttcatccctgagatgcggagcagctttctcctgcgctcgcatctctgctctgctattagtacaggaactactactcccatcatggaacagtgtgttccatgctgggagtagtaggacTACctgaaaaacacatacacactacatttttattattgtcggctacatttttagtgccctgccctcccacataaattgatccctgcttaaaaatttataaaaaatttgatataaaaaaatataaatttcgttaaataaattCTTTCCattactactgcatccttttttttttcttccttttttttgggtacccaacaaatttagaaaaaacgtcaaagggtacaaaaatgcaattttcactcaaaggcaaaaaacttcagaaaaaacgcaagaaaaaaaatgccaaacacaggaaaatgctgtgtgttttttctggcatttttttgggccacaaaaaaaaatatcaaaataaaaacaagtagaaactagt from Hyla sarda isolate aHylSar1 chromosome 5, aHylSar1.hap1, whole genome shotgun sequence encodes:
- the TMEM64 gene encoding LOW QUALITY PROTEIN: transmembrane protein 64 (The sequence of the model RefSeq protein was modified relative to this genomic sequence to represent the inferred CDS: inserted 1 base in 1 codon) — translated: MSGSALQFLASHGRQTLGRWMHGREDSLLPCSDLGEDERPLMHSSPPPHEGASGVDPWSCPGGACWCRSLVLLCAVSAVCCASVALARHYLKDLLVWVESLDSVVGVLLFIVGFILVSLPCVWGYIVLNVAAGYLYGLVLGIGLVIVGVLIGTFIAHLLCKKLLTHWVLAKIESSQRLGAVIRVVEGGSGLKVVALARLTPIPFGLQNAVFSITDLSLPNYLAASSVGLFPTQLLNSYLGTTLRTMEDVIAEQSVSGYFIFSFQILISIALMFYVVHRAQXELNAAIMACEMELKTSLKGSQLNGGSSIFCSKRTLFSMGGINIV